A section of the Salminus brasiliensis chromosome 10, fSalBra1.hap2, whole genome shotgun sequence genome encodes:
- the plk4 gene encoding serine/threonine-protein kinase PLK4 translates to MSVSIGDKIEDFKVLTLLGKGSFACVYRAKSVNTGLEVAIKMIDKKAMHKAGMVQRVINEVEIQCRLKHPSILELYNYFEDSNYVYLVLEMCHNGEMSRYLKDRKKPFTEDEVRLFMHQIVKGMLYLHTHGIMHRDLTLSNLLLTSSRNIKIADFGLATQLKLPSEKHFTMCGTPNYISPEVATRSAHGLESDVWSLGCMFYAFLTGRPPFDTDTVKHTLSKVVLGDYQMPTHVSAEAQDLIRQLLQKDPTLRPSLSAVLDHPFMTHSGPTASKDSGASDGGSIDSGIATISTASNATNSSSSSRLHRKARQVIGQALPNRMVPLPSQSQHSTSSSFKGGQDWQPHPPGNMRLLVDADSERPHSRYLRRAHSSDRSGAGFSHARQEVELERCHSEEVIPGSNRIFTSTSSYRDTPHGYAEHGRLPSPPVKQPANPGSSFSTPAHPVRLQMAESETQPWFSTDGSFKRPADVSNHSNSGSFHSGREAVEAVPSCSDRPSMRGTSGLPPHSYSHPSLQNNPRPCRGGGLVGGQLPASQDFLDVQCAPLSKSKANVGKEKKSPFPPLCAARLKPIRQKTKNAVVSILDTGEVCMELLKGQGTQERVKEVLRISCDGSMVTVYQPNDGKGFPVLDHPPSPPEDIFICSYEDLPEKYWKKYQYATKFVQLVKSKTPKVTLYTKFAKCMLMENSPNADLEVCFYDGAKTHKTGDQVRVVEKGGKSYTMKGDIGLSGVSPECRLYMELADEGHRMCLSLEAAISAEEQRSARATPFFPITIGRRPANPASSFPATQPFSDQGPAVPAEVAQVCLSPPQPPHITPSMISYNGSDFTTASLAKGSSPQSAKDGCNINTGKVLKSIFVPNIGWASQLTSGEVWVQFNDGSQLVVQAGVSCITFTSPEGHITRYKENEKLPEVVKEKLHCLSSILSLLASPAARR, encoded by the exons ATGAGTGTCTCAATCGGTGATAAAATTGAG gACTTTAAGGTTCTCACCTTACTTGGTAAGGGATCCTTCGCATGTGTTTACAGAGCCAAATCTGTGAACACAGGCTTGGAGGTGGCCATCAAAATG ATTGATAAGAAGGCCATGCACAAAGCTGGCATGGTCCAACGTGTCATTAATGAGGTGGAGATTCAGTGTCGCTTAAAACATCCGTCAATACTGGAG CTGTACAATTACTTTGAGGACAGTAATTATGTGTacctggtcctggagatgtGCCATAATGGGGAGATGAGCCGCTATCTGAAAGACAGGAAGAAACCTTTCACAGAAGACGAAG TGAGACTCTTCATGCACCAGATTGTGAAGGGCATGCTCTACCTGCACACCCATGGCATTATGCACAGAGACCTGACCCTGTCTAACCTGCTACTCACCAGCAGCAGGAACATTAAGATAGCAGACTTTGGTCTTGCGACGCAGCTCAAACTGCCCAGCGAGAAGCACTTCACCATGTGCGGCACGCCCAACTACATCTCTCCCGAGGTAGCCACGCGCAGCGCCCACGGCCTGGAGTCTGACGTCTGGTCCCTGGGCTGCATGTTCTACGCCTTCCTGACGGGCAGGCCTCCCTTCGACACAGACACTGTCAAACACACGCTCAGCAAGGTGGTTTTAGGAGATTATCAGATGCCCACTCATGTGTCGGCTGAGGCTCAGGATCTAATTCGGCAGCTATTACAGAAGGACCCTACTCTCAGACCCAGCCTCTCAGCGGTGCTAGACCATCCTTTTATGACTCACAGTGGACCCACTGCAAGCAAAGATTCTGGCGCTAGTGATGGAGGCTCCATAGATAGTGGCATAGCAACAATATCTACAGCTTCCAACGCcactaacagcagcagcagcagccgtcTCCACCGAAAAGCCCGGCAGGTCATTGGGCAGGCCTTACCAAACCGCATGGTGCCACtccccagccaatcacagcattCTACCAGCTCCAGTTTTAAGGGAGGACAAGACTGGCAACCTCATCCACCAGGCAATATGAGACTTCTTGTGGATGCAGACAGTGAGAGGCCACATTCCCGGTACCTGAGGCGCGCCCACTCCTCTGATCGGTCTGGTGCTGGATTTAGCCACGCTAGACAGGAAGTGGAGCTGGAGCGATGCCACTCAGAGGAGGTGATTCCAGGCTCCAACCGGATTTTCACATCAACTTCCAGCTACCGGGACACTCCTCATGGCTATGCTGAACATGGACGGCTTCCTTCCCCTCCGGTCAAACAACCAGCAAA CCCCGGATCCTCTTTCTCTACTCCAGCGCATCCCGTTAGACTGCAGATGGCTGAATCCGAGACACAGCCGTGGTTCAGTACTGATG gGTCTTTCAAAAGACCAGCAGATGTGagcaaccacagcaacagtggGAGTTTTCATTCTGGGAGGGAGGCAGTGGAGGCTGTACCTTCCTGCAGTGACCGACCAAGTATGAGAGGAACCAGTGGCCTTCCCCCTCACTCATACAGCCATCCCTCCTTGCAGAACAACCCAAGGCCCTGCAGGGGGGGTGGGCTAGTAGGAGGCCAATTGCCTGCGTCTCAGGACTTTCTAGACGTACAGTGTGCTCCCCTGTCCAAGAGCAAAGCTAATGTgggaaaggagaaaaagagTCCATTTCCTCCTCTCTGTGCAGCCAGGCTAAAGCCTATCAGACAGAAGACCAAAAATGCTGTT GTCAGCATCCTGGACACTGGAGAGGTGTGTATGGAGCTCCTGAAAGGCCAGGGAACTCAGGAGAGGGTCAAAGAAGTGCTCAGGATATCCTGTGATGGCTCCATG GTCACCGTGTATCAGCCCAATGATGGTAAAGGGTTCCCTGTCCTGGATCATCCACCTTCTCCCCCAGAAGACATTTTTATATGCAGCTATGAGGATTTGCCAG aGAAATACTGGAAGAAGTATCAGTATGCCACCAAGTTTGTTCAGCTGGTGAAATCAAAAACTCCTAAAGTGACCTTGTACACAAAGTTTGCCAAGTGCATGTTGATGGAGAATTCACCTAATGCAGACCTGGAAGTGTGCTTCTATGATG GTGCAAAAACCCATAAGACTGGTGATCAGGTGCGAGTGGTGGAGAAGGGTGGCAAGTCATACACGATGAAAGGGGACATAGGCCTGAGTGGTGTGAGCCCTGAGTGCAGACTCTACATGGAGCTTGCAGATGAG GGGCACAGAATGTGTCTGTCTTTGGAGGCAGCAATAAGTGCTGAGGAGCAACGCAGTGCTAGAGCTACACCTTTCTTCCCCATCACCATTGGCAG GAGGCCTGCTAACCCTGCCTCCTCGTTCCCTGCGACCCAGCCCTTCTCTGATCAGGGTCCTGCTGTGCCTGCCGAGGTAGCTCAGGTGTGCCTGAGTCCACCCCAGCCACCCCATATCACCCCTTCT ATGATTTCCTACAATGGGTCTGATTTCACAACAGCCAGTTTGGCCAAAGGCAGCTCACCCCAGTCAGCCAAAGATGGGTGTAACATCAATACAGGAAAAGTGCTTAAGTCCATCTTTGTACCCAACATTGGCTGGGCCTCTCAG cTAACAAGTGGAGAAGTGTGGGTACAGTTTAATGATGGGTCCCAGCTAGTGGTTCAGGCAGGGGTCTCCTGCATCACGTTCACCTCCCCAGAAGGACACATCACCAG GTATAAAGAGAACGAGAAGCTGCCAGAGGTGGTGAAGGAGAAGCTCCATTGCCTTTCCTCCATCCTGAGCCTTTTGGCCAGTCCGGCTGCACGACGCTGA
- the hspa4l gene encoding heat shock 70 kDa protein 4L, which produces MSVVGFDVGFQNCYIAVARSGGIETIANEYSDRCTPACVSLASKNRTIGNAAKSQIITNFKNSVHGFKKFHGRAFEDPFVQGEKAKLPYSLHKLANGSTGIKVRYLDEDKVFTIEQVTAMLLTKLKETSESALKKPVVDCVISVPSFFTDAERRSLMDSCQIAGLNCLRLINDTTAVALAYGIYKQDLPNPEEKPRNVVFVDIGHSSYQVSIASFNKGKLKVLATAFDPYLGGRNFDEVLVEYFCEEFKGRYKLNVKENPRALLRLYQECEKLKKLMSANSSDLPLNIECFMNDIDVTGKMNRSHFEEMCAHLLMRVEAPLKAVMEQSKLSRDEIYAVEAVGGATRIPAIKERISKFFGKDISTTLNADEAVARGCALQCAILSPAFKVREFSITDVVPFPITLRWKSPTDEGVGECEVYSKNHAAPFSKVITFHKKDPFDLEAFYSSPPDLPYPDSRIGRFTVQNVMPQPDGDSSKVKVKVRVNVHGIFNVSSASLIEKQKGESEDVQMETEPTVQNDNRPEDQTKMQVDQEGQGEHPNEEGKAPSSNNKDGGSSEKQEQGAGSSKPKTKVKSVDLPILTSTVRQLERELLNSLVEEERKMIEQDKLEKERNDAKNAVEEYVYDLRDKLCGIYEKYITEDESNRLSLMLEDTENWLYEEGEDQEKQIYIDKLSDLKTYGEPIQERYREHEDRPRAFEELGRKIQLFLKVVEAYKQKDENYQHLSAEELSTVEKSVNEAMSWMNTKMNAQSKLSIAQDPVVKTADIIQKIQELDEICNPVVNRPKPKTEEPAEDNDSHNGPATGQGADGKSSQQTKNPGEMEVD; this is translated from the exons ATGTCTGTGGTAGGTTTTGATGTGGGGTTTCAGAACTGTTACATCGCTGTTGCCAGGAGCGGCGGCATTGAAACCATTGCTAAtgagtacagtgacagatgcaCTCC GGCATGTGTTTCTCTGGCATCTAAAAACCGAACCATTGGAAATGCTGCTAAGAGTCAG ATTATAACGAATTTTAAAAACTCAGTACATGGCTTTAAGAAGTTCCATGGTCGAGCATTTGAGGACCCCTTTGTTCAGGGGGAGAAAGCCAAGTTGCCTTACAGCCTTCACAAGTTGGCCAATGGAAGCACTGGAATAAAG GTTCGTTACCTGGATGAGGACAAGGTGTTCACTATTGAGCAGGTGACAGCCATGTTGCTCACCAAACTGAAAGAGACTTCTGAGAGTGCTCTGAAGAAGCCTGTGGTGGACTGTGTGATTTCT GTCCCAAGCTTCTTTACTGATGCAGAGCGAAGGTCTCTGATGGACTCCTGTCAGATCGCTGGGCTGAACTGCCTAAGACTGATTAATGATACAACAGCAG TGGCCTTGGCTTATGGCATCTATAAGCAGGATCTGCCAAACCCAGAGGAAAAGCCTCGTAATGTAGTATTTGTGGACATTGGTCACTCATCTTACCAAGTCTCAATTGCCTCCTTCAACAAGGGGAAACTGAAG GTGTTGGCAACAGCATTTGACCCATACTTGGGTGGGCGTAATTTTGACGAAGTGTTGGTAGAGTACTTCTGTGAAGAGTTTAAGGGCCGATATAAGTTAAATGTTAAGGAGAACCCTCGGGCCCTGCTGAGGCTCTACCAAGAGTGTGAGAAGCTGAAGAAGCTCATGAGTGCAAACTCTTCAGACCTGCCACTCAACATTGAGTGCTTCATGAACGACATTGATGTTACAGGGAAGATGAATAG GAGTCACTTTGAGGAGATGTGTGCCCACCTTCTGATGAGAGTGGAGGCACCACTGAAAGCAGTTATGGAACAGTCAA AGCTGAGCAGGGATGAGATCTATGCTGTTGAAGCTGTTGGTGGGGCTACCAGGATTCCAGCCATTAAAGAGAGAATTTCCAAGTTTTTTGGTAAAGACATCAGTACCACACTGAATGCAGATGAGGCAGTGGCACGCGGATGTGCTCTACAG tGTGCCATCTTGTCCCCAGCTTTCAAGGTCCGTGAGTTCTCTATCACTGATGTGGTCCCTTTTCCAATCACTCTTCGCTGGAAGTCTCCCACAGACGAGGGTGTTGG TGAATGTGAGGTGTACAGCAAGAACCATGCAGCACCTTTCTCCAAAGTCATCACTTTTCACAAGAAAGACCCGTTTGATCTGGAAGCTTTTTACAGCTCTCCGCCAGATTTGCCATACCCAGATAGTAGAATAG GCCGCTTCACTGTCCAGAATGTTATGCCTCAGCCTGATGGAGATAGTTCAAAGGTCAAGGTGAAAGTGCGTGTGAATGTGCATGGCATCTTCAACGTATCCAGTGCCTCTCTGATCGAGAAGCAGAAGGGTGAATCTGAGGATGTGCAGATGGAGACGGAGCCCACTGTTCAGAATGACAACAGGCCAGAGGACCAG ACTAAAATGCAGGTTGACCAGGAAGGCCAAGGTGAGCATCCCAATGAAGAGGGGAAAGCACCAAGTTCCAATAATAAG gatggTGGCTCCTCTGAAAAGCAAGAGCAAGGGGCAGGCAGCAGTAAACCCAAGACAAAGGTGAAGAGTGTTGATCTACCAATCCTGACCAGCACTGTCAGGCAGCTGGAAAGAGAGCTACTGAACAGCTTGGTGGAAGAAGAG AGGAAAATGATAGAACAGGACAAGTTGGAGAAGGAGAGGAATGATGCGAAGAACGCTGTGGAGGAGTATGTGTATGACCTgcgagacaagctgtgtggaaTCTATGAGAAATACATCACTGAAGAT GAGAGCAACAGACTCTCTCTGATGCTTGAGGACACGGAGAACTGGTTGTATGAGGAGggagaagaccaagaaaaacaGATCTATATAGATAAACTGTCTGACCTTAAA ACATATGGGGAGCCCATTCAGGAGCGGTACAGAGAGCATGAAGACAGGCCACGGGCTTTTGAGGAACTGGGCAGGAAAATTCAACTCTTCCTGAAAGTTGTGGAGGCATATAAGCAGAAG GATGAGAACTACCAGCATTTGAGCGCTGAGGAGCTCAGCACTGTGGAGAAGAGTGTAAATGAGGCAATGAGCTGGATGAACACCAAGATGAACGCTCAGAGCAAACTCTCCATTGCGCAGGATCCCGTTGTGAAAACAGCAGACATCATTCAGAAGATTCAG GAACTAGATGAGATTTGCAATCCTGTGGTGAACCGACCCAAACCCAAAACTGAAGAGCCAGCAGAGGACAACGACTCACACAATGGCCCTGCAACAGGACAGGGGGCAGATGGCAAGAGCAGCCAGCAGACAAAAAACCCTGGAGAAATGGAGGTGGACTGA